The genomic segment ATTGTCCTGTAATCATACGGGCGTAATCATCCATACGCAACTCATCGTCATCAATGTTTGACTTTTCTTCATACTCCCGCGCGTACTCTTCAGAAAATGGTGCATTTATTGAGCGTGCTAAACGTCTGACAAGTGTCGTTTTACCTGTGGAAGCTGAACCCATCACGGTGACAACTTTTGAGAAATTTCTTCTGAACACTCGATTGATATCTGCCCAATGCTCTTGTGGATTCTCCCGAATTTGAGTTGCTGACAACTCAATATCATGTCTGTCAGCAATTTCAACAGCATAATGATTGCTGTCAGCAGGAAAGCGGTTTGTCAGTTCTACCACATACTCTGTCTCTCCGACATAAAATGTTACTGATAGCACTTCTTCATAAGTATTTTGTTGAATCAAATCCAGCAAACGCGCGACCCATTCATCCCAGCCATTTGGCATTGCTGGGATATCATTTTCGTTCAGCATTGCTACTTTTATGTTTTCTTCATCATTAAAAGCTTCTCTCAGATAACGAAAACGTTTTTCAAGAGGCAAACCAATTTGCGAACCGCGGTCACCGTCATACCCTGATACGACAAGAAGAACACCGTCATTAAGGCTTGCACATTTATAAATTTGCTGCTGATGCCCAGCGTGCAAGGGTGCAAACGTGCCAAAATAAACGCCAATTTTCTTTCCTGTGAGTTTAGATTTTGAGATATTATTTGTAATCATATTAACTCTATTCTATCAAATTTTCTGCGCTGACAGGATAAAAAAAGCACTGACAGGATGTCTGTCAGTACTTTTTTATCAAATGACATCTAATTCTTCTACCTACAACTGTACTAACTCATCCATCTTTTTCCACACATACGGTGTGTGAGTGGCAATGATAATCACTTTTTTGTCATCAAGTAAACTTAAAATCAGCTGAATGACCTCAGCTCCATTTTTCTCATCTAAAGAAGCCGTTGGTTCATCTGCTAGTATAATGGGCGGATTTTTTATCATCACTTTGGCAATCGCCACACGCTGAGCCTCTCCACCAGATAATGAATAGATTTTGCGTTTCAAATCAGGCTCAAGATGAACTTTTTCTAAGGTATTTCTCATAAGTGCTTTACGTTCAAGCTTTGCTACTTTCTTTCCAACAAAGGCCAAATTTAGATTCTCCTCAATCGTGGCATTATCAATGAGACCATAATTTTGAAAAAGATAGCCGACATAATCACGAAAATAGAGCTGTTCCTTGAGGGTTGTCAACTTTTTCCCATAAACAAGAACCTCACCCTGATTTGCTTTTTCCAACTTACCAATAATGTTTAAAAGTGTCGTTTTGCCAGAACCTGAAGCACCG from the Lactococcus allomyrinae genome contains:
- a CDS encoding nicotinamide-nucleotide adenylyltransferase: MITNNISKSKLTGKKIGVYFGTFAPLHAGHQQQIYKCASLNDGVLLVVSGYDGDRGSQIGLPLEKRFRYLREAFNDEENIKVAMLNENDIPAMPNGWDEWVARLLDLIQQNTYEEVLSVTFYVGETEYVVELTNRFPADSNHYAVEIADRHDIELSATQIRENPQEHWADINRVFRRNFSKVVTVMGSASTGKTTLVRRLARSINAPFSEEYAREYEEKSNIDDDELRMDDYARMITGQYDANSREINSAANQGIVFLDTDAIVTRVYAKLYLSSSDFEQLEPLFQKTIADERMDLILVIPPITDYVDDGFRNMSWEDSRYEFHVELMRQLEEFKLMDKVVVLDDEGDNRDKAGYLSRYHHAIDAVHEYTGVKIERLKY
- a CDS encoding putative bacteriocin export ABC transporter, which gives rise to MIELKNIGKKFDEHEILKNFNYSFEAGKVYGLVGASGSGKTTLLNIIGKLEKANQGEVLVYGKKLTTLKEQLYFRDYVGYLFQNYGLIDNATIEENLNLAFVGKKVAKLERKALMRNTLEKVHLEPDLKRKIYSLSGGEAQRVAIAKVMIKNPPIILADEPTASLDEKNGAEVIQLILSLLDDKKVIIIATHTPYVWKKMDELVQL